From the Temnothorax longispinosus isolate EJ_2023e chromosome 6, Tlon_JGU_v1, whole genome shotgun sequence genome, one window contains:
- the LOC139814179 gene encoding ciliogenesis and planar polarity effector 2 — protein sequence MNARNMNWLSSAEGESLVHHFYVTSSKKRRFYGILERPSLPSSIEEVTYKIFVIGRSGVGKTSVVARLAGILDSNGYTETSGIRKTNVFWPVKIWDKVVLFKLQFWDTSESSIKKYTHILPVCKDKVDAICSVFSFDDASSFNDIPYLMNTMTTIKGKPANIVIGTKFKPWSSSTIDEVQIKDVEDKWNVKVIKIDASNVSVRSEMIDCSYQLNAICNILWNRDKEFISKLMGQV from the exons ATGAATGCACGTAATATGAACTGGTTGTCTTCAGCAGAAGGAGAATCTTTGGTCCATCACTTCTACGTGACGTCTTCTAAAAAGAGAAGATTCTATG GCATTCTGGAGAGACCGTCGTTGCCTTCTTCCATCGAGGAGGTCACTTACAAGATCTTCGTGATAGGCAGGTCTGGCGTGGGAAAGACTTCAGTGGTAGCGAGACTCGCAGGAATCCTCGACTCCAACGGTTACACGGAAACCAGTGGgataagaaaaacaaatgttttttgGCCTGTAAAAATCTGGGATAAAGTCGTTTTGTTTAAACTGCAATTCTGGGACACCTCGGAGagtagtataaaaaaatacacgcaTATTTTGCCA GTATGCAAAGATAAAGTTGATGCGATTTGTTCAGTGTTTTCCTTTGACGATGCGTCGAGCTTCAATGACATTCCATACTTGATGAACACAATGACCACGATAAAAGGAAAACCAGCAAACATAGTGATTGGCACAAA GTTCAAACCTTGGTCAAGCTCCACGATAGATGAAGTACAAATTAAAGATGTCGAAGACAAGTGGAACGTTAAGGTGATCAAGATTGATGCCAGCAATGTGTCAGTAAGATCCGAAATGATTGATTGCTCGTATCAATTGAATGctatttgtaacattttatgGAATAGAGATAAAGAGTTTATATCTAAACTGATGGGACAAGTTTAA
- the Polz2 gene encoding mitotic spindle assembly checkpoint protein MAD2B, with protein MSQDKIVGVDILLEFLEVAFNHILFFRKIYPKEIFVKKKIYGITIYVSEHPEVNEYLSNVLTAIKELIKEDEKSVKAITLTFYNKNKLPIEKYVFDMVKLQAQLTERDPYYLKTEEALKTVCLKLSMCDTYLRPIPDTSIFSIEIQTYETAHIILSENPKCEDFPWIIKDDAVEMIDKNILPLKDIKTDCLNLQLYVIEDTANKI; from the exons AGCGTTTAatcacatattatttttccgcAAAATCTATCCCaaggaaatttttgttaagaaaaagatatatggAATTACGATATATGTATCGGAACATCCAGAGGTGaatgaatatttatcaaatgttCTGACGGCAATCAAGGAATTGATAAAGGAAGATGAAAAGAGCGTTAAAGCCATCACGCTTACCTTCTACAACAAAAACAAGTTGCcgatagaaaaatatgtcTTTGATATGGTTAAACTGCAGGCACAGCTTACAGA gAGAGATCcatattatttgaaaacaGAAGAAGCACTGAAGACAGtctgtttaaaattatcaatgtGTGATACATACTTGAGACCCATCCCAGACACGTCAATCTTTTCTATCGAAATTCAAACATATGAAACTGCACACATCATTCTAAGCGAAAATCCAAAATGTGAAGATTTTCCATGGATTATTAAAGATGATGCAGTAGAGatgattgataaaaatatattaccaCTGAAAGATATTAAAACTGATTGTTTAAATTTGCAACTGTACGTAATTGAGGATACAGCCAACAAAATCTAA